One genomic segment of Clostridium estertheticum subsp. estertheticum includes these proteins:
- a CDS encoding MarR family winged helix-turn-helix transcriptional regulator, translating to MTDESLKLDNQLCFALYACSREITKLYKPELDKLGITYTQYIALLVLWEKDNITVKEIGIKLHLDSGTLTPLFKKLECMNLVKRTRDTVDERNVYITLTPAGVELKKMAIGIPKEIFCSTGLSLENAITLKENVNSLLLNLTSNNKKM from the coding sequence GTGACAGATGAATCCCTTAAATTAGATAATCAATTGTGTTTTGCTCTATATGCTTGTTCCCGCGAAATAACAAAACTTTACAAGCCAGAATTGGATAAATTAGGTATAACCTACACCCAATATATTGCTCTATTAGTGTTATGGGAAAAAGATAATATAACCGTAAAAGAAATTGGAATAAAACTGCATCTTGATTCTGGCACTTTAACCCCTCTATTTAAAAAATTAGAGTGTATGAACTTAGTAAAAAGAACTAGAGATACTGTAGATGAGCGAAATGTATATATTACCTTAACTCCTGCAGGTGTTGAATTGAAAAAAATGGCTATTGGTATACCAAAAGAAATCTTTTGCTCTACAGGCCTTTCACTTGAGAATGCAATTACTCTTAAGGAAAATGTTAATTCATTATTATTAAATTTAACTTCTAACAATAAAAAAATGTAA
- a CDS encoding putative ABC transporter permease, which produces MWKKFIIYGLLGLLGEVFWNAFGAMINGDILLRGTTCIWMFPIYGLAVFLEPVHNRIRHLPLIVRGGIYMVLIFAVELISGLLLRLVLGECPWKYVNKTLSICGIITLDYAPVWIVYGILFEKIHDVIACIEKRINRNDN; this is translated from the coding sequence ATGTGGAAGAAATTTATTATATATGGACTTTTAGGTCTTTTAGGAGAGGTTTTTTGGAATGCTTTTGGCGCAATGATTAATGGAGATATATTACTTAGGGGCACAACTTGCATTTGGATGTTTCCTATATATGGTCTTGCTGTGTTTCTTGAACCAGTCCATAATAGGATCAGGCATCTTCCGCTTATAGTTAGGGGAGGCATATATATGGTTCTTATATTTGCAGTAGAATTGATTAGCGGACTATTGCTTAGGTTGGTTTTAGGGGAGTGCCCATGGAAATATGTAAATAAAACATTATCAATATGCGGAATAATCACATTAGATTATGCACCAGTATGGATTGTTTATGGAATTTTGTTCGAAAAAATACATGATGTTATAGCATGTATTGAGAAAAGAATTAATCGTAATGATAACTAG
- a CDS encoding FAD-dependent oxidoreductase has product MKVIVIGGGWSGCMAAITAKRAGAQVALYEKTDMLLGLGNAGGIMRNNGRYTAAEELIALGAGDLIHVTDGNSRHKNVEFPSHKNAWFYDVNKIEPAVVKCLKDMDIELNMITRVVDVEKEENKIKGIYLSNGEYVVADVFIETTGSTGPMGNCLKYGNGCSMCVLRCPAFGPRVSISYRAGIEDLKGEREEDVYGAFSGSCKLAKSSLGDEVMKELNESGVVILKVPEEDVNLDKLKVKVCQQYALKEFAENMILLDTGDAKLMTSYYPLDKLRKIKGLEKAKYIDPIAGGKGNSIRYLSVAPRTNNMRVVGLDNLFCAGEKSGLFVGHTEAMCTGALAGHNAVRNYLGMPLLILPNALAIGDLISYANEKMKSKEGRRNRYTFAGAEYFKRMQERGLYILDIDDIKKKVAKLNLTDIFKEKLI; this is encoded by the coding sequence TTGAAGGTTATCGTAATTGGTGGTGGATGGTCTGGTTGCATGGCAGCAATCACGGCAAAAAGAGCAGGAGCGCAGGTCGCATTATATGAGAAAACTGATATGCTTTTAGGACTTGGAAATGCAGGTGGTATAATGAGGAATAATGGGAGATATACTGCAGCGGAAGAGTTAATAGCACTTGGGGCAGGTGATTTGATACATGTAACTGATGGGAATAGTAGACATAAAAATGTTGAATTTCCTTCACATAAAAATGCTTGGTTTTATGATGTAAATAAAATTGAACCAGCCGTGGTTAAGTGTTTAAAAGATATGGATATAGAATTAAACATGATAACAAGGGTGGTAGATGTTGAAAAAGAAGAAAATAAAATAAAAGGAATATATTTATCAAACGGCGAGTATGTAGTGGCAGATGTATTTATAGAAACTACAGGTTCAACAGGCCCAATGGGTAACTGCTTGAAGTATGGAAATGGATGTTCGATGTGTGTGTTAAGGTGTCCAGCATTTGGCCCAAGAGTAAGCATAAGTTATAGAGCAGGTATTGAAGATTTAAAAGGGGAAAGGGAAGAGGATGTATATGGAGCATTCAGTGGGTCGTGTAAACTAGCTAAGTCTTCTTTAGGTGATGAGGTTATGAAAGAACTTAATGAGAGCGGAGTGGTTATTTTAAAAGTACCAGAGGAAGATGTGAATTTAGATAAGCTTAAAGTGAAAGTATGTCAGCAATATGCACTTAAAGAATTTGCTGAAAATATGATTCTCTTAGATACAGGTGATGCAAAGCTTATGACGTCATATTATCCACTGGATAAGCTTAGAAAAATCAAAGGTCTTGAAAAAGCAAAATATATAGATCCAATTGCAGGTGGGAAGGGAAACTCCATAAGATATCTGTCTGTAGCTCCAAGGACTAATAATATGAGGGTTGTAGGTCTCGATAATTTGTTTTGCGCAGGAGAAAAGTCAGGTCTATTTGTAGGTCACACAGAAGCCATGTGCACAGGTGCTTTGGCAGGGCATAATGCCGTTCGAAATTATCTAGGAATGCCTCTTTTAATATTACCAAATGCTCTTGCTATTGGTGACTTAATATCATATGCAAATGAAAAAATGAAATCCAAAGAAGGGAGAAGAAACAGATATACATTTGCAGGAGCAGAGTATTTTAAAAGAATGCAGGAACGTGGACTTTATATTTTAGACATTGATGATATTAAGAAGAAAGTTGCAAAATTAAATTTGACTGATATATTTAAAGAAAAACTTATATAG
- a CDS encoding sulfide/dihydroorotate dehydrogenase-like FAD/NAD-binding protein — translation MSYEPYDCIDVGSEFCPCHLAETGDCILCSQLAGKDFCDCCNFNGVCIYQEYATNGYKAKESRKNYNCKIIEKNRFEDNVIVLTVCASDKLVSELVRVGSYIFARRPSAEARFDTPISIMDTDTTNNTISIAIELKGAKTKALDTLKIGDELLIKGPFWNGTLGLKNINEIKNSKCLIVARGIGQAPMIPVLKHLHANNNEIIVVIDNSPYKNSFACEYIKKYASKVIECNIIAGNGIMTEKFNNLLKELTINNDISLVHCDAVDILNYELMKSVEYIDKNIKYSCCNNAKMCCGEGVCGCCTRTNNDLKLRRLCKMQTEPKYVLEGRRTF, via the coding sequence ATGAGTTATGAGCCCTACGATTGTATTGATGTAGGAAGTGAATTTTGTCCGTGTCATCTTGCTGAAACAGGAGATTGTATATTATGTTCACAGCTAGCGGGGAAGGACTTCTGTGACTGCTGCAACTTTAATGGGGTATGTATTTATCAAGAGTATGCAACGAATGGTTATAAAGCTAAAGAAAGCAGAAAAAATTATAATTGCAAAATAATAGAGAAAAATAGATTTGAAGACAATGTAATTGTACTTACTGTTTGCGCAAGTGATAAATTGGTAAGTGAATTGGTTCGTGTTGGAAGTTACATTTTTGCTCGAAGGCCGAGTGCAGAGGCTAGGTTTGATACACCAATATCAATAATGGATACTGATACGACAAATAATACAATCAGTATTGCGATAGAATTAAAGGGAGCTAAAACTAAAGCGTTAGATACGTTAAAGATAGGAGACGAGCTACTCATAAAAGGGCCGTTTTGGAATGGTACTTTAGGATTAAAAAACATAAATGAGATAAAAAACAGTAAGTGCTTAATTGTAGCAAGAGGTATAGGGCAGGCACCTATGATACCAGTACTTAAACATTTACATGCAAATAACAATGAAATTATAGTTGTGATTGATAATTCACCATATAAGAATAGCTTTGCATGTGAGTATATAAAGAAGTATGCATCAAAGGTTATAGAATGTAATATAATAGCCGGGAATGGCATAATGACAGAGAAATTTAATAATTTATTAAAAGAACTAACTATTAATAATGATATTAGTTTAGTTCATTGTGATGCTGTAGATATCCTAAATTATGAACTGATGAAGAGTGTGGAATATATAGATAAAAACATTAAATATTCTTGCTGCAATAACGCAAAAATGTGTTGTGGAGAAGGCGTGTGCGGTTGTTGTACAAGAACTAATAACGATCTTAAATTAAGAAGACTCTGCAAAATGCAGACAGAGCCCAAATATGTATTAGAAGGGAGGAGAACATTTTGA
- a CDS encoding ATP-dependent Clp protease ATP-binding subunit has product MKLCEICKKNIAMILTSKIENGKTETIGLCIECAKKKGIPVMDQLMEQAGLSSEDIESLNEQMGTMFNDMNLEDVNNDDSNTSDKNIKNGEEKNIIGNIFNGLFSSVDKGNDFIDGDVEPSPKIKSASDDKSKKNWFKKKRKHLDTYGINLTDKAKQNGVDKVIGRYKEIDRVVQILNRRGKNNPILIGEAGVGKTAIAEGLAVRIIEKQVPEKLFNAEVYLLDLTAVVAGTQFRGQFESRMKSIIEEAKENGNIILVIDEVHNIMGAGEVQGGAMNAANILKPALAKGEIQVIGVTTLEEYRKYIEKDAALERRFQPVLVEEPSVPETIEILKGIRSYYEDYHKVKISDEVIEEVVTLSERYITDRFLPDKAIDVIDEAGSRANLKNKGLIELLGLKEESIKIQTEKDEAEANGNFEKAAEYRTKLCKVKEDISETQKTCAEVQITIEDIAFVIESWTKIPIQKITEKEAKKLLNLESRLHKRVIGQNEAIKSLSRAIRRNRSGFRKKKKPSSFIFVGPTGVGKTELVKTLSCELFGSEDALIRIDMSEYMEKHTVSKLIGAPPGYVGYDQGGQLTEKVRRKPYSVILLDEIEKAHPDVFNMLLQILDDGILTDSQGRTVFFENTVIIMTSNAGTEFKSSNIGFVNGDYGILEARVKDALKQTFKPEFLNRVDEIIVFTPLEKKELREIVDLMITEVIEEVGEKNITMNVSKAVADFILEKGYDDKYGARPLRRTIQKYIEDEIAEHYLQNEFSEGSTISVELKDDKIDIV; this is encoded by the coding sequence ATGAAGTTATGTGAAATATGCAAAAAAAATATAGCAATGATATTAACCTCAAAAATTGAAAACGGCAAAACTGAAACTATAGGATTATGTATAGAATGTGCTAAAAAGAAGGGCATTCCGGTAATGGATCAATTAATGGAGCAAGCTGGATTATCCTCAGAGGATATCGAAAGCTTAAATGAACAAATGGGTACCATGTTTAATGATATGAATTTAGAAGATGTAAATAATGATGATTCAAACACATCAGATAAGAATATTAAAAATGGCGAAGAGAAAAATATTATTGGCAATATATTTAATGGACTGTTCTCATCTGTAGATAAAGGTAATGATTTTATAGACGGTGATGTTGAACCTTCCCCAAAAATTAAAAGTGCATCAGATGATAAATCAAAAAAGAACTGGTTTAAGAAGAAACGAAAACATTTAGATACATATGGTATAAATTTAACAGACAAAGCAAAACAAAATGGTGTAGACAAAGTAATTGGAAGATATAAAGAAATTGATCGTGTGGTTCAAATATTAAATAGACGAGGTAAAAATAATCCTATCCTAATCGGCGAGGCCGGTGTAGGTAAAACAGCAATTGCTGAGGGTCTTGCTGTAAGAATCATAGAAAAACAAGTTCCAGAAAAATTATTTAATGCTGAAGTTTATTTACTTGACCTAACAGCTGTAGTTGCAGGAACACAGTTTAGAGGACAATTTGAAAGTCGTATGAAATCAATTATTGAAGAAGCTAAGGAAAATGGAAATATAATATTAGTTATTGACGAAGTTCACAATATTATGGGTGCTGGTGAAGTTCAGGGCGGAGCAATGAATGCAGCTAATATCTTAAAACCTGCTTTAGCAAAAGGTGAAATACAAGTTATTGGTGTAACAACTCTTGAAGAATATAGAAAATATATAGAAAAAGATGCAGCACTAGAGCGGAGATTTCAGCCAGTTCTAGTTGAGGAACCTAGTGTACCTGAAACAATAGAGATTTTAAAAGGAATACGAAGCTACTATGAAGATTATCATAAAGTCAAAATATCAGATGAAGTAATTGAAGAAGTTGTAACTTTATCTGAGAGATATATAACAGATAGATTTTTGCCAGATAAAGCAATTGATGTAATTGACGAAGCTGGTTCTAGAGCAAATCTAAAAAATAAAGGACTCATTGAACTCTTAGGACTCAAAGAGGAGTCAATCAAGATTCAAACAGAGAAAGATGAAGCAGAGGCTAATGGAAATTTTGAAAAAGCTGCTGAATATAGAACAAAGTTATGCAAAGTAAAAGAAGATATTAGTGAAACTCAAAAAACATGTGCTGAGGTTCAAATTACTATAGAGGATATTGCTTTCGTTATTGAATCATGGACTAAAATTCCGATTCAAAAAATTACAGAAAAAGAAGCGAAAAAACTTTTAAATCTAGAAAGCAGGCTTCACAAAAGGGTTATAGGTCAAAATGAAGCTATTAAGAGTTTGTCTAGAGCAATAAGGCGAAATCGTTCAGGCTTTAGAAAAAAGAAAAAGCCATCCTCTTTTATTTTCGTTGGACCAACTGGTGTTGGAAAAACAGAACTTGTTAAAACACTTTCCTGTGAGCTTTTTGGAAGTGAGGACGCACTAATAAGAATTGATATGTCTGAATATATGGAAAAACATACAGTGTCAAAACTAATTGGTGCCCCACCAGGTTATGTAGGATATGATCAAGGTGGACAATTAACTGAAAAAGTAAGAAGAAAACCATATTCAGTAATTCTACTAGATGAAATAGAGAAAGCTCACCCTGATGTATTTAATATGTTACTTCAAATTCTTGATGATGGAATACTAACAGATAGTCAAGGCCGAACTGTTTTCTTTGAAAACACCGTAATAATAATGACATCAAATGCAGGAACTGAGTTTAAATCAAGCAACATTGGCTTTGTTAACGGTGATTACGGTATATTAGAGGCACGTGTAAAGGATGCATTAAAACAAACATTTAAACCAGAATTCTTAAATAGAGTAGATGAAATCATTGTATTTACACCTCTTGAAAAGAAAGAACTTAGAGAAATTGTAGATTTAATGATTACGGAGGTAATTGAAGAGGTAGGCGAAAAGAATATTACAATGAATGTTTCAAAAGCAGTAGCCGACTTTATATTAGAAAAAGGGTACGATGATAAATATGGAGCAAGACCACTAAGACGAACTATTCAAAAATATATTGAAGATGAGATTGCAGAGCATTATCTCCAAAATGAATTTAGTGAAGGATCAACTATATCAGTAGAATTAAAAGATGATAAAATAGATATAGTATAA